A portion of the Lolium rigidum isolate FL_2022 chromosome 1, APGP_CSIRO_Lrig_0.1, whole genome shotgun sequence genome contains these proteins:
- the LOC124695886 gene encoding uncharacterized protein LOC124695886 isoform X1 — MFGLARLTRQSRQITPVQRKQQMLGVKEMMHSSKNIIRATPPSGVILCNKRSKSAAVSVSLPDEMLMQVLLRLPIKTILRFKAVCRSWAALLSSDEFRTLHMEITRTAPEELKILIVSPTERFDSTGIYSCLPLGPRRNDQLLFTLDHARRDSVKVLTPIPCRGLTLLFDDVTPAYYLCNAATRAVTRLPPFGEAFDSFSAGLGFDVRRRQHKVVRLVNEMGMVKCEVYTPGSDCWRPAARGVPFRLCRVATSVLCNAEDNTASPVFANGCLHWLVAPYNLNAKPRTAILSFSVAEETFTSVRAPTFGPTVRTLPFPFIASGGLTDQWFPWHWAGRASEEHLTVVDNQLCMVRDLRTNPYGSTLEIWKLLDYSAGHWSLNHCINLSGRAGRDLREPQIVSVIGNCRPGKKIIIASSMHKVHDTFKKQVHTYDPSSGALKTILSVTETHTSLNETPPGLRFGLIEESLTPVHKTGEEIALSLTLAKVTKEILLRLPAKSAVQSKAVCKQWLRLIESENFIETYSKHKNMDKRPKVMLIGKGSGHLGFSFAPLNGWIREAPKHIALLCRKVICSKPCHGLNLISTETDNYLYNACTGFYRVYHSKKPKMHLPSRACRVHKAEQHAFTVGNKNVGLTFDPLTREHVVVEMSYNLKDYKSRQYNLECTLRWCNSRGHARENFVPVPPLPVNEMPPAYVEGVLYWMSEPRLGRSHKRAIVSFDITRNKFDVIPCPPCIAMWNSTSSCRAYVVELDGVLCAILTDPLANSLDVWKLEHGQWGRSYSICLKASPDYSLGTNVVVPIAVDPYDSRILLNSGRKVGLYDPVEQTVETLYSLDQVHDAASTTHLSVCQGSDINKYRHPDPSNPSLSGSNLTCSRDQPSGEINRLDTEFLPLVPMLYEESLKWYPSVVKARMSR; from the coding sequence ACAATCTCGACAAATTACCCCAGTCCAGCGGAAGCAGCAGATGCTGGGGGTGAAAGAGATGATGCATAGCAGCAAGAACATAATCAGGGCCACACCGCCCAGTGGGGTGATCCTATGCAACAAGAGGAGCAAGAGTGCTGCTGTATCCGTGTCGCTCCCAGACGAGATGCTGATGCAGGTGCTACTTCGGCTTCCCATCAAAACCATCCTCCGCTTCAAGGCCGTCTGCCGCTCGTGGGCTGCGCTGCTTTCCTCCGATGAATTCCGCACCCTCCACATGGAAATCACTAGGACGGCGCCAGAAGAACTGAAGATACTAATTGTATCACCGACAGAAAGATTTGACTCCACTGGCATATACTCGTGCTTGCCGCTCGGTCCCAGAAGAAACGACCAGCTTCTGTTCACTCTTGACCATGCCCGCCGTGACTCCGTGAAAGTTCTGACGCCCATACCGTGCCGTGGCCTCACACTTCTGTTCGATGATGTCACACCGGCTTACTACCTCTGCAATGCAGCCACACGGGCAGTCACACGCCTACCACCTTTTGGTGAAGCGTTTGATTCGTTTTCTGCTGGACTGGGATTTGATGTCCGGAGACGGCAGcacaaggtggtgaggttggtcaACGAGATGGGGATGGTCAAGTGTGAAGTGTACACGCCTGGAAGTGATTGCTGGAGGCCGGCTGCCAGAGGAGTACCTTTCAGGTTGTGCCGTGTTGCAACAAGTGTTCTGTGTAATGCAGAGGACAACACAGCATCACCGGTGTTTGCAAACGGATGCCTGCACTGGTTGGTTGCTCCTTACAATCTAAATGCAAAGCCAAGAACTGCTATCTTATCCTTTTCTGTTGCAGAAGAGACCTTCACGTCTGTACGAGCACCAACCTTCGGACCAACAGTGCGTACATTACCCTTCCCCTTCATAGCATCCGGAGGATTAACAGATCAGTGGTTCCCCTGGCACTGGGCTGGCCGGGCGTCAGAAGAACACCTAACAGTGGTGGATAACCAACTCTGTATGGTCCGTGACCTTCGCACTAACCCTTACGGTAGCACTCTGGAGATATGGAAGCTGCTAGATTATAGTGCTGGCCATTGGTCGCTGAATCATTGTATCAATTTGTCTGGGCGTGCGGGGAGAGATCTACGTGAGCCACAGATCGTGTCAGTTATTGGCAATTGCAGGCCAGGGAAGAAGATAATCATCGCTTCTAGCATGCACAAGGTCCACGACACCTTTAAAAAACAGGTTCACACCTATGACCCTAGTTCTGGAGCGCTCAAAACCATTCTTTCAGTCACCGAGACGCACACATCTCTTAACGAGACGCCCCCTGGTCTAAGATTCGGTTTAATTGAAGAGAGCCTTACTCCAGTGCATAAAACAGGTGAAGAGATAGCCTTGTCACTTACCCTGGCTAAGGTGACTAAAGAAATTCTACTCCGTCTCCCAGCTAAATCAGCCGTACAGTCCAAAGCTGTCTGCAAGCAGTGGCTCAGACTGATTGAGAGTGAAAACTTCATTGAGACATACTCTAAACATAAGAACATGGATAAAAGGCCAAAGGTCATGCTTATTGGAAAAGGTTCTGGACACCTGGGCTTCAGTTTTGCTCCCTTAAATGGATGGATCAGAGAAGCTCCTAAGCACATTGCACTACTTTGTAGAAAAGTGATTTGCTCCAAGCCTTGCCATGGGCTCAACCTGATAAGCACGGAGACAGATAACTATTTGTACAACGCATGTACAGGTTTCTACAGGGTCTACCATAGCAAGAAGCCAAAGATGCACCTGCCCTCGAGAGCCTGCAGAGTACATAAAGCAGAACAGCATGCTTTCACAGTCGGGAACAAGAATGTTGGCTTGACATTCGACCCTTTGACTCGTGAGCATGTTGTTGTGGAAATGTCTTATAACCTGAAGGACTACAAATCTCGCCAATATAACTTGGAATGCACATTGCGGTGGTGTAATTCTCGGGGTCATGCACGAGAGAATTTTGTACCAGTACCGCCTCTGCCTGTGAATGAAATGCCACCTGCCTATGTTGAAGGGGTGCTGTACTGGATGAGTGAACCAAGACTGGGGCGGAGCCATAAACGGGCCATTGTCTCTTTTGACATTACTAGGAACAAGTTTGATGTCATCCCTTGCCCACCATGCATTGCAATGTGGAATAGCACAAGTTCCTGTCGTGCATATGTGGTTGAGCTTGATGGAGTTTTATGTGCTATTTTAACAGATCCATTGGCAAACAGTTTAGATGTATGGAAGCTAGAGCATGGCCAATGGGGTAGATCATATTCCATCTGCTTGAAAGCATCGCCTGACTATTCCCTTGGGACAAATGTCGTGGTGCCAATAGCTGTTGATCCCTATGACAGCAGGATCCTTCTGAACAGCGGGAGGAAAGTAGGCCTATATGATCCAGTGGAGCAAACAGTTGAAACTCTGTATTCACTTGATCAGGTACATGATGCTGCAAGTACGACACATCTTAGTGTTTGTCAAGGATCTGACATTAATAAGTACAGACATCCTGATCCGTCCAATCCATCTTTGTCAGGGAGTAATTTGACATGCTCCAGAGACCAACCATCAGGGGAGATAAATAGACTGGACACTGAATTTTTGCCTCTTGTTCCTATGTTATATGAGGAGAGCTTAAAATGGTATCCGTCTGTGGTCAAAGCAAGAATGTCGCGTTGA
- the LOC124660112 gene encoding peroxidase 2-like → MDVGESMFLGNATKVMRHESAIVPDTYTDKDQAGWLRCFDLPLEQKTNNANHFASASRNSRKMSGTVKLTCVQLLMVAFATLITMSSAGLQYGFYNASCPNAEQMVTSVVNGLIDANPAVAPALIRLIFHDCFVAGCDASILLDPTSANSSPEKTSIPLAVAGYNAVDQIKTAVEAACPGTVSCADIVAFAARDSVAKAAGYYYSVDSGRRDGSVSTAFSILTNMPSPLFNRSDLVARFIQKKLTVVDLVALSGAHSIGVAHCSAFTKRLYPTVDPTLDATFAADLKKRCPAPARGVPDNLVNNNVVTPAILGNQFYGNAMGKKVLFNSDATLLTGSDTATLVAQMAADPAKWIAQFAVSMVNMGRIGVLTGTQGQVRKNCRVVNS, encoded by the exons ATGGATGTAGGTGAATCTATGTTCCTGGGCAATGCCACCAAGGTAATGAGGCATGAGAGTGCCATCGTCCCTGACACCTACACTGACAAAGATCAAGCAGG CTGGTTGAGATGCTTTGATCTTCCACTTGAACAAAAAACAAACAATGCTAATCATTTTGCATCTGCCTCTAG GAACTCTAGGAAAATGAGCGGGACGGTGAAGCTGACATGCGTGCAGCTGCTCATGGTAGCCTTCGCTACGCTCATCACCATGTCATCTGCAGGTTTGCAGTATGGTTTCTACAACGCGTCATGCCCGAACGCCGAGCAAATGGTCACGAGTGTCGTCAATGGGTTGATCGACGCTAATCCTGCTGTTGCTCCGGCATTAATCCGTTTGATCTTCCATGACTGCTTTGTTGCG GGCTGTGACGCTTCCATCCTCCTGGACCCCACGAGCGCCAACAGTTCGCCGGAGAAGACATCCATTCCCCTGGCCGTGGCTGGGTATAACGCCGTCGACCAGATCAAGACGGCCGTCGAGGCCGCGTGCCCCGGGACGGTCTCCTGTGCCGACATCGTGGCCTTCGCCGCCCGCGACTCGGTCGCGAAAGCCGCGGGCTACTACTACTCCGTCGACTCCGGCCGACGCGACGGCAGCGTGTCCACCGCTTTCAGCATCCTCACGAACATGCCGTCCCCTTTGTTCAACCGATCGGACCTCGTCGCCCGCTTCATCCAGAAGAAGCTCACCGTCGTCGACCTCGTGGCGCTCTCCGGCGCGCACTCCATCGGCGTAGCGCACTGCTCCGCCTTCACCAAGCGGCTGTACCCCACGGTGGACCCGACGCTGGACGCCACCTTCGCGGCGGACCTCAAGAAGAGGTGCCCAGCGCCGGCTCGCGGCGTGCCAGACAACCTGGTGAACAACAATGTGGTGACGCCGGCGATACTGGGCAACCAGTTCTACGGTAATGCCATGGGCAAGAAAGTGCTGTTCAACTCGGACGCGACGCTGCTCACCGGCAGCGACACGGCGACGCTGGTTGCCCAGATGGCAGCCGACCCCGCGAAATGGATTGCGCAGTTCGCGGTGTCGATGGTCAACATGGGAAGGATAGGCGTGCTCACGGGGACGCAGGGGCAGGTCAGGAAGAACTGCCGTGTCGTAAATAGCTAA